One part of the Panthera leo isolate Ple1 chromosome D4, P.leo_Ple1_pat1.1, whole genome shotgun sequence genome encodes these proteins:
- the PKN3 gene encoding serine/threonine-protein kinase N3 isoform X1: MGGDRSGDRLRSPRVSIWPRSTSCKSGADQQPPEDEKEVIRRAIQKELKIKEGVENLRRVATDRRHLGHVQQLLRASNRRLEQLHGELRALHARILLPGPGLAGPATAGPQPPAEQPRARHLEALQRQLQVELKVKQGAENMTHTYASGTPKERKLLAAAQQMLRDSQLKVALLRMKISSLEASGSPEPGEALRSGAGQGRAGRGLGADRLLPGPELLAEELRHRLRIEAAVAEGAKNVVKLLGSRRTQDRKALAEAQAQLQESSQKLDLLRLALEQLLEGLPPAHPLRGRVARELRTAVSGNPQPSGVLVKPTAMTGTLEVRLLGCEQLLTAVPGRSPAAVLAGSPSQGWLRARAKQQRGGGELASEVLAVLKVDNRVVGQTGWGPVTKQSWDQTFIVPLERARELEIGVHWRDWRQLCGVAFLRLEDFLDNACHQLSLSLVPQGLLFAQVTFCDPVIERRPRLQRQKRIFSKRRGQDFLRASQMNLNMAAWGRLVMNLLPPCSSPSTISPPRACPQTPATPRGAANPASPSSSVCLCPVRCLLSPHSDFPPKKSPLEEEVRPPPKPPRLYLPREPTPEEIPRTKRPHMEPRTRLGPPLPASATRKPPRLQDFRCLAVLGRGHFGKVLLVQFKGTGKYYAIKALKKQEVLSRDEMESLYCEKRILEAVGRTGHPFLLSLLACFQTSSHACFVTEFAPGGDLMMQIHEDVFPEPQARFYLACVVLGLQFLHEKKIIYRDLKLDNLLLDAQGFLKIADFGLCKEGIGFGDRTSTFCGTPEFLAPEVLTQEAYTRAVDWWGLGVLLYEMLVGECPFPGDTEEEVFDCIVNADAPYPRFLSVQGLELIQKLLQKCPEQRLGAGERDAEEIKTQPFFRTTDWQALLARTVQPPFLPTLRGPTDLRYFEGEFTGLPPALTPPDPRSPLTARQQAAFRDFDFVSEGFLGP, from the exons ATGGGAGGGGACAGGAGCGGGGACAGGCTGCGTAGCCCTAGGGTTTCCATCTGGCCCAGGAGTACTAGCTGTAAG TCTGGGGCCGACCAGCAGCCCCCAGAGGATGAGAAAGAGGTGATCCGCCGGGCCATCCAGAAGGAGCTGAAGATCAAGGAGGGTGTTGAGAACCTGCGGAGGGTGGCCACGGACCGCCGCCACTTGGGCCACGTACAGCAGCTGCTGCGGGCCTCCAACCGCCGCCTGGAGCAGTTGCACGGGGAGCTGAGGGCGCTGCACGCGCGCATCCTGCTGCCCGGGCCCGGCCTGGCCG GACCCGCCACCGCGGGACCCCAGCCACCTGCAGAGCAGCCAAGGGCTCGGCACCTGGAGGCTCTACAGAGGCAGCTTCAGGTGGAGCTGAAGGTGAAGCAGGGGGCGGAGAACATGACGCACACATACGCCAGTGGCACGCCCAAG GAGAGGAAGCTCCTGGCAGCTGCCCAGCAGATGCTGCGGGACAGCCAGCTGAAGGTGGCCCTGCTGCGAATGAAGATTAGCAGCCTGGAAGCCAGTGGGTCCCCTGAACCAGGTGAGGCTTTGAGAAGCGGGGCCGGGCAGGGCCGGgcagggcggggcctgggggctgaCCGCCTCCTCCCAGGTCCCGAGCTGCTGGCAGAGGAGCTAAGGCATCGACTACGCATTGAGGCCGCTGTGGCCGAGGGCGCCAAGAACGTGGTGAAGCTGCTGGGTAGCCGGCGGACACAAGACCGGAAGGCGCTGGCTGAG GCTCAGGCCCAGCTCCAGGAGTCCTCCCAGAAACTGGATCTCCTGCGGCTGGCCTTGGAGCAGCTGCTGGAGGGATTGCCTCCTGCCCACCCTCTGCGCGGCAGAGTGGCCCGGGAGCTGCGGACTGCTGTGTCTGGGAACCCCCAGCCTTCAGGGGTGCTCGTGAAGCCCACCGCCATGACAG GGACGCTGGAGGTCCGTCTCCTGGGCTGTGAGCAGCTGCTGACAGCCGTGCCCGGACGCTCCCCGGCGGCTGTGCTGGCCGGGAGCCCCTCGCAGGGCTGGCTTCGGGCCCGGGCCAAGCAGCAGCGTGGCGGAGGAGAGCTGGCCA GTGAGGTGCTGGCTGTGCTGAAGGTGGACAATCGTGTCGTGGGCCAGACCGGCTGGGGGCCAGTGACCAAGCAGTCCTGGGACCAGACCTTTATTGTCCCCCTGGAGCGG GCCCGGGAGCTGGAGATTGGGGTGCACTGGCGGGACTGGAGGCAGCTGTGTGGCGTGGCCTTCCTGCGGCTGGAGGACTTCCTGGACAACGCTTGTCACCAGCTGTCCCTCAGTCTGGTGCCCCAGGGGCTGCTCTTTGCCCAG GTGACCTTCTGTGACCCTGTCATTGAGAGGAGGCCCCGGCTGCAGAGGCAGAAACGCATTTTCTCTAAACGCAGAG GTCAGGACTTTTTGAGGGCTTCCCAGATGAATCTCAACATGGCAGCCTGGGGGCGCTTGGTCATGAACTTGCTGCCCCCCTGCAGCTCCCCAAGCACGATCAGCCCCCCCAGAGCCTGCCCCCAGACCCCAGCCACGCCCCGGGGAGCTGCCAACCCTGCCTCGCCCAG CTCTTCCGTCTGCCTGTGCCCTGTCAGGTGTCTGCTTTCTCCACATAGTGATTTCCCACCCAAGAAGAGCCCCTTGGAAGAAGAGGTGAGGCCCCCGCCCAAGCCCCCACGTCTCTACCTGCCCCGGGAGCCAACCCCCGAGGAGATACCG CGCACCAAACGCCCCCACATGGAGCCCAGGACTCGACTCGGGCCACCGCTTCCAGCCTCAGCCACCAG GAAACCCCCCCGCCTTCAGGACTTCCGTTGCTTGGCCGTGCTGGGCCGGGGACACTTCGGGAAG GTCCTCCTGGTCCAGTTCAAGGGGACGGGGAAATACTACGCCATCAAAGCGCTGAAGAAGCAGGAGGTGCTGAGCCGGGACGAGATGGAGAG CCTGTACTGCGAGAAACGCATCCTGGAGGCTGTGGGCCGCACAGGGCACCCCTTCCTGCTGTCCCTCCTCGCCTGCTTCCAGACCTCCAGCCACGCCTGCTTCGTGACAGAGTTTGCGCCCGGTGGTGACCTCATGATGCAGATCCACGAGGACGTcttccctgagccccaggcccG GTTCTACCTGGCCTGTGTGGTCCTCGGGTTACAGTTCTTACACGAGAAGAAAATCATTTACAG GGACCTTAAGTTGGACAACCTTCTGCTGGACGCCCAGGGTTTCCTGAAGATCGCGGACTTCGGGCTGTGTAAGGAAG GGATCGGCTTTGGGGACCGGACAAGCACCTTCTGCGGCACCCCAGAGTTCCTCGCCCCGGAAGTGCTGACCCAGGAGGCCTACACACGGGCTGTGGACTGGTGGGGGTTGGGTGTGCTGCTCTATGAGATGCTGGTGGGCGAG TGTCCATTCCCCGGGGACACCGAGGAGGAGGTATTTGACTGCATCGTCAATGCGGACGCCCCGTATCCCCGCTTTCTGTCGGtgcaagggcttgaactcattcaGAAG CTCCTCCAGAAGTGCCCGGAGCAGCGCCTCGGGGCGGGTGAGCGGGATGCTGAGGAGATCAAGACCCAGCCTTTCTTCAGG ACCACCGACTGGCAGGCCCTGCTCGCCCGCACCGTCCAGCCCCCCTTCCTGCCCACCCTCCGTGGCCCTACGGACCTGCGTTACTTCGAGGGCGAGTTTACGGGGCTGCCGCCGGCCCTGACCCCACCTGACCCCCGTAGCCCCCTGACGGCCCGCCAGCAGGCTGCCTTCCGGGACTTCGACTTTGTGTCAGAGGGATTCCTGGGGCCCTGA